Proteins found in one Methanothermobacter thermautotrophicus genomic segment:
- a CDS encoding DUF128 domain-containing protein, with protein MADETNQKMMEILRILAEHDDVLGAKIIASELRKKGYNLGERAVRYHMRILDEKGFTERVGYAGRRITEKGLQEINRGLVYDQVDFIFSKFESMIYNTSLNPDTLDGKVVVNTSRISPESIETLKYVMQNGLCLSPRVKLERDGDGCIISTICGTTVDGILLASGIPVIPQFGGIVRFEDHQPVNFTELIAYKKTSMTPLEAFTSENMTSVLSVIDEGDGLVPANLRLIPGTAREHAMKILRKLEGIGISGVLKVGEPGEDVLGVPVADGMVGVAIIGGITPLCAIQEAGYRAEIKLAENLIEFQNLKPLVKPERRLMASAPERGVKVRFLLSKAWNLINRVDLNPEDLSGRVIANISLIKREDLDYALEVIGQVISEKPEFSTLPLIGVTDEGSMAGIATVCSLTLDGFLIKNGIMSTPKYGGLLELGGRDSRFVELTAYSGSSLDPHEIYVSKNMTAVLEALNGQGRVLASLREVPYLARDHAEGLIEELSEAGFSVLKIGAPGEILYNARVEKYHAGIVTPGGLNPLAAIREAGVEIRMKAIERLMDLRELRYADEV; from the coding sequence ATGGCTGATGAGACCAACCAGAAGATGATGGAGATTTTAAGGATACTCGCAGAGCATGACGATGTCCTCGGGGCAAAGATAATAGCATCTGAACTAAGGAAGAAGGGCTACAACCTCGGGGAAAGGGCCGTCAGATACCACATGCGCATACTGGATGAGAAGGGTTTCACAGAAAGGGTTGGTTATGCTGGAAGGAGAATAACAGAGAAGGGGCTACAGGAGATAAACCGTGGGCTAGTCTATGACCAAGTAGATTTCATATTCTCAAAGTTTGAAAGCATGATCTATAATACCAGCCTAAATCCAGACACCCTGGATGGGAAGGTTGTCGTCAACACCTCAAGGATATCCCCGGAGTCCATTGAAACCCTCAAGTACGTGATGCAGAATGGACTCTGTCTCAGCCCAAGGGTTAAACTTGAAAGGGATGGTGATGGGTGCATAATAAGCACAATATGCGGCACAACCGTCGACGGCATTCTGCTAGCCAGTGGCATCCCGGTTATACCCCAGTTCGGTGGGATTGTGAGATTCGAGGACCATCAGCCAGTGAACTTCACAGAGCTAATAGCCTACAAGAAAACATCAATGACACCCCTTGAGGCCTTCACCTCAGAGAACATGACATCGGTCCTCAGTGTCATTGATGAGGGGGATGGTCTGGTACCGGCAAATCTCCGCCTCATACCAGGGACCGCAAGGGAACATGCCATGAAAATCCTGAGGAAACTTGAGGGGATCGGAATATCAGGGGTGCTCAAGGTTGGAGAGCCCGGAGAAGACGTCCTGGGTGTCCCGGTTGCAGATGGAATGGTGGGTGTTGCCATCATAGGAGGTATAACTCCCCTCTGCGCCATCCAGGAAGCAGGGTACCGTGCTGAAATTAAACTGGCAGAGAACCTCATAGAATTCCAGAACCTGAAACCCCTTGTAAAACCTGAGAGAAGGTTGATGGCCTCGGCCCCTGAGAGGGGTGTCAAGGTCCGTTTCCTCCTCTCGAAGGCCTGGAACCTCATAAACAGGGTGGATTTAAATCCAGAGGACCTTTCAGGGAGAGTGATAGCCAATATATCCCTTATCAAGAGAGAAGATCTTGATTATGCCCTTGAGGTCATAGGTCAGGTCATCAGTGAGAAACCAGAATTCTCCACCCTCCCCCTGATAGGAGTCACCGATGAGGGAAGCATGGCTGGAATTGCAACTGTATGCAGCCTGACGCTGGATGGTTTCCTGATAAAGAACGGTATCATGTCCACACCAAAGTATGGGGGTCTTCTTGAGTTGGGAGGCAGGGATTCCCGCTTTGTTGAGCTCACAGCCTACAGTGGCTCCTCCCTCGACCCCCACGAGATCTATGTATCAAAGAATATGACCGCAGTCCTTGAAGCCCTAAATGGACAGGGCAGGGTCCTTGCGAGTCTGAGGGAGGTTCCATACCTTGCAAGGGACCATGCTGAGGGATTGATTGAAGAACTATCTGAAGCAGGGTTCAGTGTTCTTAAAATCGGCGCCCCCGGGGAGATACTTTACAATGCCCGTGTGGAAAAGTATCATGCAGGCATAGTCACCCCCGGCGGCTTAAACCCCCTTGCAGCTATCAGAGAGGCTGGTGTCGAGATAAGGATGAAGGCCATCGAGAGGCTCATGGATCTCAGGGAATTAAGGTATGCAGATGAGGTGTAA
- a CDS encoding DUF2097 domain-containing protein produces the protein MISLKKENRIATCDELCRYIKEEVKPGDTVRLSLGRVYIPGKVVTNNAGVLQIKIDSDMIKGLTTIDVEKLKEYLIELEHECEGGVCLIEAVDE, from the coding sequence GTGATCTCTTTGAAGAAGGAAAATAGAATAGCAACCTGTGATGAACTCTGCAGGTACATCAAGGAAGAGGTGAAGCCAGGGGACACCGTTAGATTATCCCTTGGCCGTGTGTATATACCCGGGAAGGTCGTGACCAACAACGCGGGGGTCCTGCAGATAAAGATCGACAGTGATATGATAAAGGGCCTTACAACAATTGATGTTGAGAAGCTGAAGGAGTACCTCATCGAACTGGAACATGAATGTGAAGGTGGGGTATGCCTCATCGAAGCTGTTGATGAGTGA
- a CDS encoding molybdopterin-dependent oxidoreductase, whose protein sequence is MPLFGREILNMESPPVNCVFITAGNPVTLGPNSIQTLNALREVDFVVMVDHFLNDTSHAADLFLPATTFLEETDLVGSYGHPYVSPVNVAVRPLGECHSEFWILQRLSEIMGVEGMRGTEMEWLEIIASRVLDYHGIEIHDLLEKPYRSPAFPVVAFEGYEFCTESGRFNLPSESPYKIMQHDGEPLENSIRLLTVMSPGWVGSGEPPIHEDLIEIYLNPETLLGLGFRDGEISVVESYA, encoded by the coding sequence ATGCCGCTCTTTGGAAGGGAAATATTGAATATGGAGTCCCCACCAGTGAATTGTGTTTTTATAACAGCGGGTAATCCTGTAACTCTGGGACCTAACTCCATTCAGACTCTCAATGCGCTCAGGGAGGTTGACTTTGTTGTAATGGTGGACCATTTCCTGAATGACACATCACACGCAGCTGACCTTTTTTTACCTGCGACGACATTCCTGGAGGAAACAGACCTTGTTGGAAGCTATGGTCACCCTTATGTGTCTCCTGTAAATGTTGCGGTCAGACCATTGGGTGAATGTCATTCTGAATTCTGGATTCTACAGAGACTATCGGAGATCATGGGGGTTGAGGGTATGAGGGGAACAGAGATGGAATGGCTGGAAATCATAGCTTCGAGGGTTCTTGATTATCATGGAATCGAAATTCATGATCTTTTGGAAAAACCATACAGATCACCCGCATTCCCAGTGGTTGCATTTGAGGGATATGAATTCTGTACAGAAAGCGGAAGGTTCAATTTACCATCGGAGAGTCCTTACAAAATAATGCAACATGATGGGGAACCTCTTGAAAATTCCATAAGGCTTTTAACAGTGATGTCACCAGGATGGGTAGGTTCAGGTGAACCCCCCATTCATGAAGACCTTATAGAAATCTACCTAAACCCTGAAACGCTGTTGGGGCTTGGTTTCAGGGATGGGGAAATTTCAGTTGTGGAATCATATGCATGA